A part of Arachis hypogaea cultivar Tifrunner chromosome 12, arahy.Tifrunner.gnm2.J5K5, whole genome shotgun sequence genomic DNA contains:
- the LOC112730490 gene encoding protein DETOXIFICATION 53-like yields MCTGAESRGNINGDPMLSSTKVVGRDYNEERIMRTREGGNNEVASNNGLLAFIHDLLCRFHNHLFALLPNLSLSEVKEELKSIGKISCPIIMTSLMMYSRSAISLLFLGRQGKVELAGGSLALGFANITANSVLKGLTMGMDPICCQAYGAKRYSLLSQTFFRATCLLLVVAMPISILWLNMGPLLQLLGQDPQVTKVAQVYMLFSIPELLAQAHLNPLRTFLRTQGLTTPITVIASFAAVLHLPINYFLTIHLNLGVKGVALATGLNSINMILGMLLYLIFSDKPLKPWQEASVSTAFRGWKPLLSLAVPSCISVCLEWWWYEIMLFLCGLLSNPQATVATMGILIQTLALLYVFPFSLSIALTTRIGHLLGAIQPNKAKNSAIIGFTIAIISSIIAFIFLMFVRRNWGKLFTDETQIIDMVINVLPILGLCEICNWPQTVSCGILSGTARPYLGARINLCAFYLIGLPVAIFATFVHKFELVGLWFGMLAAQISCLCMMIYTLVRTDWSHQTKRAVELSSQITTTEEEISISVNDEESGLLNSDL; encoded by the exons ATGTGCACTGGTGCTGAATCTCGAGGAAATATAAATGGAGATCCTATGTTGTCATCAACAAAGGTTGTTGGAAGAGATTACAATGAAGAGAGAATAATGAGAACAAGAGAAGGTGGAAATAATGAAGTAGCTTCCAACAATGGCTTATTAGCATTCATTCATGACCTTCTTTGCCGTTTCCATAATCATCTCTTTGCTCTTCTCCCCAATCTTTCTCTCTCCGAG GTgaaagaagagttgaaatcaATTGGTAAGATTTCATGCCCAATAATAATGACTAGCCTTATGATGTATTCAAGATCTGCAATCTCTTTGTTGTTCTTGGGTCGCCAAGGAAAAGTGGAGTTAGCCGGAGGATCTTTAGCACTTGGATTTGCAAACATAACCGCGAATTCAGTTCTAAAGGGCCTCACTATGGGAATGGACCCAATTTGTTGTCAAGCATATGGAGCTAAAAGATATTCACTTCTAAGTCAAACATTTTTTAGGGCAACATGTCTCCTTTTAGTTGTTGCCATGCCAATTTCAATTCTGTGGCTAAATATGGGACCCCTCCTTCAATTACTAGGTCAAGATCCACAAGTCACAAAAGTCGCACAAGTTTACATGCTTTTTTCAATTCCTGAACTCCTAGCACAAGCACACCTTAATCCATTGAGAACTTTTCTTAGGACACAAGGTTTAACCACACCAATAACCGTCATTGCTTCTTTTGCGGCGGTTTTGCACCTACCAATCAATTATTTCTTGACTATACACTTGAACTTAGGAGTCAAGGGAGTTGCCCTAGCCACCGGATTGAATTCCATTAACATGATACTTGGAATGTTGCTCTATCTTATCTTCTCGGATAAACCCTTGAAGCCTTGGCAAGAAGCTTCGGTTTCCACAGCATTTCGCGGGTGGAAACCGTTGCTAAGCTTGGCCGTGCCGAGTTGCATTTCGGTTTGCCTGGAGTGGTGGTGGTATGAAATCATGCTCTTTCTTTGTGGCCTATTGAGTAATCCACAAGCCACGGTAGCAACAATGGGAATTCTAATTCAAACACTTGCATTACTCTATGTGTTTCCATTTTCACTAAGCATTGCATTGACAACAAGAATTGGTCACTTATTAGGTGCAATTCAACCCAACAAAGCTAAGAATAGTGCCATAATTGGTTTCACTATAGCAATTATTTCAAGCATCATAGCATTCATTTTCTTAATGTTTGTGAGAAGAAATTGGGGTAAGCTCTTCACTGATGAGACACAAATCATTGATATGGTAATAAATGTGCTTCCAATATTAGGGTTGTGTGAGATTTGCAATTGGCCTCAAACAGTTTCATGTGGGATATTATCCGGTACGGCACGCCCTTACTTAGGTGCTAGGATTAATTTGTGTGCATTCTACTTAATTGGTTTGCCTGTGGCTATTTTTGCAACATTTGTGCACAAATTTGAATTGGTGGGACTATGGTTTGGAATGTTAGCAGCACAAATTTCATGTCTTTGTATGATGATATACACATTGGTAAGAACAGATTGGAGTCACCAAACTAAGAGGGCAGTGGAGTTATCATCTCAAATAACTACTACTGAAGAGGAGATAAGTATTAGTGTAAATGATGAGGAAAGTGGGTTACTTAATTCTGATCTATGA